A single window of Brevundimonas naejangsanensis DNA harbors:
- a CDS encoding cytochrome c oxidase subunit 3 — protein MADAHAKPQHDYHLVDPSPWPLVGSFSACVMFIGAVVWMKGLFGLEAGTKWMFFVGLAGVLFTMFSWWSDVVKESRKGDHTPVVGIGLRYGMVLFIASEVMFFVSFFWMFFDMAIFNESRAIIPEVGNWMDTAAAWKTWPPTGVELLDPWSLPLMNTVILLLSGTTLTWAHHAIIAGDRKAAKMGLLITVLLGLLFTGVQAYEYYHILHGHLFFSEDAAQAKLYGSIFFMTTGFHGFHVAVGTIFLAVCLLRLQAGQMSPQKHFGLEAAAWYWHFVDVVWLFLFVFMYVVFG, from the coding sequence ATGGCCGACGCGCACGCGAAACCGCAACACGACTACCACCTGGTCGACCCCAGCCCTTGGCCGCTGGTCGGCTCCTTCTCCGCCTGCGTCATGTTCATCGGCGCCGTCGTGTGGATGAAGGGGCTGTTCGGCCTCGAGGCCGGCACCAAGTGGATGTTCTTCGTCGGCCTGGCCGGCGTCCTGTTCACCATGTTCTCGTGGTGGTCGGACGTGGTGAAGGAAAGCCGCAAGGGCGACCACACCCCCGTCGTCGGCATCGGCCTGCGTTACGGCATGGTGCTGTTCATCGCTTCGGAAGTGATGTTCTTCGTCTCCTTCTTCTGGATGTTCTTCGACATGGCGATCTTTAATGAATCGCGTGCGATCATCCCGGAAGTCGGCAACTGGATGGACACCGCCGCCGCCTGGAAGACCTGGCCGCCGACGGGCGTCGAGTTGCTGGATCCGTGGAGCCTGCCGCTCATGAACACGGTCATCCTGCTGCTGTCGGGCACGACCCTGACCTGGGCGCACCACGCCATCATCGCCGGCGACCGCAAGGCCGCCAAGATGGGCCTGCTGATCACCGTCCTGCTGGGCCTGCTGTTCACCGGCGTTCAGGCCTATGAGTATTACCACATCCTGCACGGCCACCTGTTCTTCAGCGAAGACGCGGCCCAGGCCAAGCTGTACGGTTCGATCTTCTTCATGACGACGGGCTTCCACGGCTTCCACGTCGCGGTCGGCACCATCTTCCTGGCCGTCTGCCTGCTGCGCCTGCAGGCTGGTCAGATGTCGCCGCAGAAGCACTTCGGCCTCGAAGCCGCCGCCTGGTACTGGCACTTCGTCGACGTGGTGTGGCTGTTCCTGTTCGTCTTCATGTACGTCGTCTTCGGTTGA
- the ctaD gene encoding cytochrome c oxidase subunit I, giving the protein MATAAVHDPHDHKPGFFTRWFLSTNHKDIGLLYLMFAIFTGLIGGALSGLIRWELAEPGIQIFKEGSFVQYLGLVEASKHGYNATVTAHALIMVFFVVMPATMGGFGNYFIPIMIGAPDMAFPRLNNISFWLIFFAFVLLILSMFVDGGPGRGFGGGWTSYPPLSTMGHAGPSFDLAIFSLHVAGASSILGAINFITTIFNMRAPGMTLHRMPLFAWGVLITAFLLLISLPVLAGAITMLLSDRNFGTSFFDPAGGGDPVMYQHLFWFFGHPEVYIMILPGFGMISHIVSTFSKKPIFGYLAMAYAMVAIGFIGFIVWAHHMYTVGMSVNLRAYFVAATMIIAVPTGVKIFSWIATMWGGSITFKTPMLWAMGFIFLFTVGGVTGVVLSNAGIDYSLHDTYYVVAHFHYVLSLGAIFSIFAAFYYWYEKMFGVKYNEFLGQAHFWIMFIGVNLIFFPQHFLGLQGMPRRYVDYPEAFTYWNYVSSVGYVITIVGVGVFLVMLLESAIRRRKAEANPWGEGATTLEWTLSSPPPHHQFNELPVVKADNH; this is encoded by the coding sequence ATGGCCACCGCAGCTGTTCACGATCCGCACGACCACAAGCCGGGTTTCTTCACCCGCTGGTTCCTGTCGACCAACCATAAGGACATCGGGCTTCTGTACCTGATGTTCGCCATCTTCACCGGCCTCATCGGCGGCGCCCTGTCGGGCCTGATCCGGTGGGAGCTGGCGGAGCCGGGCATCCAGATCTTCAAGGAAGGCTCCTTCGTCCAGTATCTGGGCCTGGTTGAGGCTTCCAAGCACGGCTACAACGCCACCGTCACGGCGCACGCCCTGATCATGGTGTTCTTCGTCGTCATGCCGGCGACGATGGGCGGCTTCGGCAACTACTTCATCCCGATCATGATCGGGGCGCCGGACATGGCCTTCCCGCGTCTGAACAACATTTCGTTCTGGCTGATCTTCTTCGCCTTCGTGCTGCTGATCCTGTCGATGTTCGTCGACGGCGGGCCGGGGCGCGGGTTCGGCGGGGGCTGGACCTCCTATCCGCCGCTGTCGACCATGGGTCACGCAGGGCCGTCGTTCGACCTGGCGATCTTCTCGCTGCACGTCGCCGGCGCCTCGTCGATCCTGGGCGCGATCAACTTCATCACCACCATCTTCAACATGCGCGCGCCGGGCATGACCCTGCACCGCATGCCGCTGTTCGCCTGGGGCGTGCTGATCACCGCCTTCCTGCTGCTGATCTCGCTGCCGGTTCTGGCGGGCGCCATCACCATGCTGCTGTCTGACCGTAACTTCGGCACGTCGTTCTTCGACCCGGCCGGCGGCGGCGACCCGGTGATGTACCAGCACCTGTTCTGGTTCTTCGGCCACCCCGAAGTGTACATCATGATCCTGCCGGGCTTCGGCATGATCTCGCACATCGTCTCGACCTTCTCGAAGAAGCCGATCTTCGGCTACCTCGCGATGGCCTACGCCATGGTCGCCATCGGCTTCATCGGCTTCATCGTGTGGGCGCACCACATGTATACGGTCGGCATGAGCGTGAACCTGCGCGCCTATTTCGTGGCCGCGACCATGATCATCGCCGTGCCCACGGGCGTGAAGATCTTCAGCTGGATCGCCACCATGTGGGGCGGCTCGATCACCTTCAAGACGCCCATGCTGTGGGCGATGGGCTTCATCTTCCTGTTCACCGTCGGCGGCGTGACCGGCGTGGTCCTGTCGAACGCCGGTATCGACTACAGCCTGCACGACACCTACTACGTCGTGGCGCACTTCCACTACGTGCTGTCGCTGGGCGCCATCTTCTCGATCTTCGCCGCCTTCTACTACTGGTACGAAAAGATGTTCGGGGTGAAGTACAACGAGTTCCTGGGCCAGGCGCACTTCTGGATCATGTTCATCGGCGTGAACCTGATCTTCTTCCCGCAGCACTTCCTGGGCCTGCAGGGCATGCCGCGTCGTTACGTCGACTATCCGGAAGCCTTCACCTACTGGAACTACGTGTCCTCGGTGGGCTACGTCATCACCATCGTCGGCGTCGGCGTCTTCCTGGTGATGCTGCTGGAGTCGGCCATCCGTCGCCGCAAGGCCGAGGCCAACCCGTGGGGCGAAGGCGCCACCACCCTGGAGTGGACCCTGTCCTCGCCGCCGCCGCACCACCAGTTCAACGAACTGCCGGTGGTCAAGGCGGACAACCACTGA
- the cyoE gene encoding heme o synthase, with the protein MTMTDHPARETPLVTSAQPEDFFQLLKPRVMSLVVFTAVTGLIVAPGRLDWINAVVAILCIAMGAGAAGALNMAIEGETDALMRRTRGRPVAAGRVRKNDAMAFGMVLSVFSVMLLGMTTNWLAGGLLALTIVYYAWLYTLVLKRRTPQNIVIGGAAGAFPPVIGWAAVTGDAPWQAWLLFLIIFTWTPPHTWALALYSAGDYAKAGIPMMPVARGAKSTRLQILLYTLVFVPVAIAPALTGLGGPIYLVVSIVGGVAFLGLALRLYRSRAGDQPDKAEAVGREAALYDVRAEAKPARNLFAFSILYLMALFSALLVEHLPGVGG; encoded by the coding sequence ATGACCATGACCGATCACCCCGCCCGCGAAACCCCGCTTGTCACCAGCGCCCAGCCGGAAGATTTCTTCCAGTTGCTGAAGCCGCGCGTCATGTCGCTGGTGGTGTTCACCGCGGTCACCGGACTGATCGTCGCGCCGGGACGGCTGGACTGGATCAACGCCGTCGTCGCCATCCTGTGCATCGCCATGGGGGCGGGGGCCGCCGGCGCGCTCAACATGGCGATCGAGGGCGAGACCGACGCCCTGATGCGCCGCACGCGCGGCCGGCCCGTCGCCGCCGGACGGGTGCGCAAGAACGACGCCATGGCCTTCGGCATGGTGTTGTCGGTCTTCTCGGTCATGCTGCTGGGCATGACCACCAACTGGCTGGCGGGCGGACTGCTGGCCCTGACCATCGTCTACTACGCCTGGCTCTACACCCTGGTGCTGAAGCGCCGCACGCCGCAGAACATCGTCATCGGCGGGGCGGCGGGCGCCTTTCCGCCGGTGATCGGCTGGGCGGCCGTGACGGGCGACGCCCCGTGGCAGGCCTGGCTGCTGTTCCTGATCATCTTCACCTGGACGCCGCCGCACACCTGGGCCCTGGCCCTCTATTCGGCCGGCGACTACGCCAAGGCCGGCATTCCGATGATGCCGGTGGCGCGCGGCGCCAAGTCCACCCGCCTGCAGATCCTACTCTACACCCTGGTCTTCGTGCCGGTGGCGATCGCCCCGGCGCTGACGGGGCTGGGCGGGCCCATCTATCTGGTGGTGTCGATCGTCGGCGGCGTGGCCTTCCTGGGCCTGGCGCTGCGGCTCTATCGCTCGCGCGCGGGCGATCAGCCCGACAAGGCCGAGGCCGTGGGACGAGAGGCCGCATTGTATGACGTCCGGGCCGAGGCCAAACCGGCCCGCAACCTGTTCGCCTTTTCCATTCTGTATCTTATGGCGCTGTTCTCGGCCCTCCTGGTCGAGCATTTGCCCGGCGTTGGAGGCTAA
- a CDS encoding cytochrome c oxidase assembly protein, producing MTKQNKVAILCAALVLTMTGAAFAAVPLYRIFCQVTGFDGTVKRAEAAPTQILDQEVLIRFDTNVRDLPMTFRAETLSQKVRIGETGMAYFEVTNTSNQTLHATAAYNVVPERAGPYFQKLQCFCFEGQEIAPGATVSFPIQYFVAPELATDAEVKGVRQITLSYTFFPTKGFQQAAANDSAVGKAG from the coding sequence GTGACCAAGCAGAACAAGGTCGCGATCCTGTGCGCGGCTCTGGTGCTGACGATGACCGGCGCGGCCTTTGCGGCGGTGCCCCTCTATCGCATCTTCTGTCAGGTGACGGGCTTTGACGGCACGGTGAAGCGGGCCGAGGCGGCCCCGACGCAGATCCTGGATCAGGAGGTGCTGATTCGGTTCGACACCAATGTGCGCGACCTGCCGATGACCTTCCGCGCCGAAACCCTGAGCCAGAAGGTGCGGATCGGCGAGACCGGCATGGCCTATTTCGAGGTGACCAACACTTCGAACCAGACCCTGCACGCCACGGCGGCCTATAATGTCGTGCCCGAGCGGGCGGGGCCTTATTTCCAGAAACTGCAGTGTTTCTGCTTCGAAGGTCAGGAAATCGCGCCGGGCGCGACGGTTTCCTTCCCGATTCAGTACTTCGTGGCGCCCGAACTGGCGACCGACGCCGAGGTGAAGGGCGTCCGCCAGATCACGCTGAGCTACACCTTCTTCCCGACCAAGGGCTTCCAGCAGGCGGCTGCGAACGACTCTGCTGTTGGCAAAGCCGGATAG